The Pseudorasbora parva isolate DD20220531a chromosome 16, ASM2467924v1, whole genome shotgun sequence genome includes a region encoding these proteins:
- the LOC137043315 gene encoding NACHT and WD repeat domain-containing protein 2, translating into MACVQVYLCSNPEESVVERRLLRQRVFPRLREYCRCTYGVEFRVIDPYEAADPQYWLAQQERLQILEDCRKNSLGPFFVGFVGEQYGDASLPEQIEASEFQCVLQACQRMGIRTEILERCYQRDENAVPPSFCMLSPTGNFQQPGLNSLIFCYQRDNPTEENNCCKVPEVRRILHDAVNQCVQEGTLTHDKAQKYFRSALENDIRYAYENHSNEDIARCLCYVHKITIPRKANGLPPEQQAQLHRLSQLQNNFLPSLVTSHKALVYCTTTKCNRLQGYTSEMRLNFAVGLSEQLHTDLKRLIDRAVSKERTVTVNESGQKDLCHIFSSLYRIERAEVEHVKSYLQGNNTIFPFVLNGEPCSGKTVLLAHCASQASVWLKDLAPEIIVYFIDVNNSLRQLLKDICERVDSGSTSVKSNFELKENFKRLLTSRSPSKNPLVLIIDGLDQLPKMEGQLDLTCLPESLASNVKLLISITANRPAILATLKMFYPDSTLFYELQPVDSKSCSQLLTTRLQESNRKITSGQQMYVNQAFKKCSVLLYVELLHRQAIHWNSEFEITENTLVQEVHDNIALIFDHLERKHGKALVSKALSYLTLARNGINTVELTDVLSCDDEVLACFLPPGDNIPLALRVPEVFVERLISDMKGFLVPRNILGTQTLFWVSRHFPLVIGKRYLCSEETCQKINHVLSDYFSGFWANGTAKPLIINKDMEIPTSSDVPQKIYIDRQVPSQPWIFSPPFYISSALSPSARTHPNLRKLHILSFHLLKSERIEELGNQMISQEYLQAMLQAALADELFLWLERTSQLVFPRELQLLHIILRSSACLLRNNQAYLPTVLQAKLFPFMSVFPALEDCVNSARSTGKISQNEVYTVLPPIPSVPYTHCTLQESTASHIMQSAGSPCGTVVVLLENSTAWVCRGGIFEGSKLNKSSNLQFTSVSCSGNIFLLSTHCGKLVLLDADVQVEPQEIQTQHRENWENVIIEGVLVSGDKIFVWWRGQNIVSLFVEREEHTQLRCTHEITCVSFSVDRDLIYCGQNESSVTIFDWPNGKLLATFTCPKDLPLIKMIHSEGDSLITCVDQAGNVFAWNLEIITEPVLAGENHFRTKEKVLNTDYKGDNILLICKRQQMQLIDMHQIDVLDQFNPPRGKTFKQAIMDQNSQFILALLCNCPFLLVWNCASGHCVLRLDTANHQASKLLKCGATYLAAITSASVLIWDMDLITASALAPKSGKSVEMVAVGPHGGSCYSADGSELVWKWAISSGKVEGRFLHQGSVESMSVSGDGNYLVSIATGDIYVWDTNSGENIHRISGSQAYKVLITPKGNSGVALSEKSPSRVWKLQSGHRICSIHHHLRNAVISPESTFLLGFNNRNLVAVSLWSGNISKCFSCSKKSDVVAFHSLLHHPDYVIVASASGAVYSWRLTDDTICHQFKLPDSSLFQPEIFSLSSDGGYAILSISESTINILDFSNSKLCSLRTEGPIQQPYMSSVSGQYVVYICFSSLVCPNISCDLHEKPMVVVVRLTDGETVGRFYLCKNPSTLTVSEDLFVYVGFEDGSLGVYGVIDTKMGNTSWKGDGQRWSKLLCPLDEQLIWSPLVNPNLTWVELQLF; encoded by the exons AATCAGTGGTTGAGAGGAGGTTACTACGGCAGAGAGTTTTCCCCAGACTGAGAGAATATTGCAGATGCACGTATGGAGTTGAGTTCAGA GTTATCGACCCATATGAAGCAGCAGATCCCCAATACTGGCTTGCGCAGCAGGAACGACTGCAGATACTGGAGGACTGCAGAAAGAATTCTCTGGGCCCTTTCTTTGTG gggttTGTGGGTGAACAATATGGAGATGCAAGTTTACCTGAGCAGATAGAAGCCTCAGAGTTCCAGTGTGTTCTTCAGGCATGCCAACGCATGGGCATCAGGACCGAAATTCTGGAGAGATGCTACCAAAGAGATGAGAATGCCGTTCCTCCCTCGTTCTGTATGCTCAGTCCGACAGGAAATTTTCAACAACCTGGT CTAAACTCCTTAATATTTTGTTATCAGCGAGATAATCCAACTGAAGAGAACAACTGTTGCAAGGTGCCAGAGGTGAGGAGAATCCTTCATGATGCTGTGAACCAGTGTGTTCAGGAGGGGACATTGACACATGACAAGGCTCAGAAATATTTCCGATCAG CTCTTGAAAATGACATCCGCTATGCCTACGAAAACCATTCCAATGAAGATATTGCAAGATGTCTTTGCTACGTTCATAAAATAACTATCCCAAGGAAAGCAAATGGATTGCCCCCAGAGCAACAAGCACAACTGCACCGGCTGTCCCAGCTCCAAAATAACTTCCTGCCGAGTTTGGTCACCTCCCACAAAGCCCTGGTGTACTGCACCACCACAAAGTGCAATCGTCTTCAAGGTTACACATCTGAGATGAGGCTCAACTTTGCTGTTGGTCTGAGTGAGCAGCTACATACCGATCTCAAGAGACTCATTGACCGTGCTGTCTCAAAGGAAAGGACTGTTACCGTTAATGAATCTGGTCAGAAAGACCTGTGCCACATCTTTTCCTCTCTTTACAGAATTGAACGGGCAGAAGTCGAACATGTTAAATCCTACCTACAGGGAAACAATACAATATTTCCCTTCGTACTCAACGGTGAACCATGCTCAGGCAAAACTGTGCTTCTTGCTCACTGTGCAAGTCAG GCATCCGTATGGTTAAAGGACCTGGCTCCCGAGATTATTGTGTACTTCATAGATGTGAACAACTCCCTGAGACAGCTTCTCAAAGACATTTGTGAAAGGGTTGATTCAGGTAGTACCTCTGTCAAAAGCAACTTTGAACTAAAAGAGAACTTTAAAAGGCTCCTGACCTCAAGATCACCATCTAAGAATCCTCTCGTGCTCATCATAGATGGTCTTGACCAACTGCCAAAGATGGAGGGACAACTTGACTTGACATGCCTTCCCGAATCATTAGCTTCAAATGTAAAGCTTCTCATTTCCATCACTGCAAATAGGCCTGCCATTCTTGCTACCCTGAAAATGTTTTACCCAGATTCAACCCTGTTCTATGAATTGCAACCAGTAGATAGTAAAAGCTGCAGCCAGCTACTGACAACCCGTCTTCAGGAGTCCAACAGAAAGATCACCTCAGGCCAACAGATGTATGTAAATCAGGCTTTTAAGAAATGTTCTGTCCTGCTATACGTGGAACTCCTTCATAGACAGGCAATCCACTGGAACTCAGAGTTTGAGATTACGGAGAACACCCTGGTCCAAGAGGTCCATGATAACATTGCTCTGATATTTGACCATCTGGAAAGGAAGCATGGGAAAGCTTTAGTTTCCAAAGCTTTAAGCTATCTTACCTTGGCCAGGAATGGCATAAACACAGTTGAGTTGACGGATGTTCTTTCTTGTGATGATGAAGTTCTAGCATGTTTTCTTCCACCAGGCGATAACATACCACTTGCGTTGAGGGTTCCTGAAGTTTTTGTGGAAAGACTTATTTCAGACATGAAGGGGTTTCTGGTGCCGAGAAACATTTTAGGTACTCAAACTCTTTTCTGGGTCAGCAGACACTTCCCTTTGGTCATAGGTAAGAGGTACTTGTGCTCAGAAGAAACATGTCAGAAGATAAATCATGTGCTGTCCGACTATTTCAGTGGCTTTTGGGCAAATGGCACAGCAAAGCCTTTGATCATCAACAAAGACATGGAAATCCCAACCTCTTCAGATGTCCCACAGAAAATTTACATTGACAGACAAGTACCAAGTCAACCTTGGATCTTTTCTCCTCCTTTCTATATCTCTAGTGCCCTGAGTCCATCAGCAAGAACACATCCCAATCTGAGAAAACTCCACATACTCTCTTTCCATTTGTTGAAAAGTGAGAGAATTGAGGAACTTGGTAACCAAATGATTTCTCAAGAATACCTCCAGGCAATGCTGCAAGCAGCACTGGCTGACGAACTGTTTCTGTGGCTTGAGAGGACATCTCAGTTGGTGTTTCCCAGGGAACTTCAGCTCCTCCACATCATCTTGAGATCTTCAGCATGTCTACTAAGAAACAACCAAGCTTATCTTCCAACAGTACTGCAAGCCAAACTCTTTCCTTTTATGAGTGTTTTTCCTGCATTGGAGGACTGTGTTAATTCAGCAAGGTCTACTGGAAAGATTTCACAAAATGAAGTGTATACTGTGTTGCCTCCAATTCCTTCAGTCCCTTATACCCACTGTACACTGCAAGAGTCGACAGCTTCCCACATCATGCAGTCAGCTGGATCTCCTTGCGGCACTGTGGTGGTTTTACTGGAAAATAGTACTGCTTGGGTTTGTCGTGGAGGTATATTTGAAGGCTCCAAACTGAACAAATCCTCTAATCTGCAGTTCACAAGTGTCAGTTGTTCTGGAAACATATTCCTTCTCAGCACCCATTGCGGTAAACTTGTCTTGTTGGATGCAGATGTTCAAGTAGAACCTCAAGAAATTCAAACCCAACACAGAGAAAACTGGGAAAATGTCATTATTGAAGGTGTCTTGGTGTCTGGTGACAAAATATTTGTGTGGTGGAGAGGGCAAAACATTGTAAGTTTATTTGTTGAAAGGGAAGAACATACCCAATTGCGCTGCACTCATGAGATAACCTGTGTCTCATTTTCTGTGGACAGAGATTTAATTTACTGTGGACAGAATGAAAGTTCTGTGACAATATTTGACTGGCCCAATGGCAAGCTTCTAGCCACCTTCACTTGTCCAAAAGATTTACCATTAATTAAGATGATTCACTCAGAGGGTGACAGTTTGATTACATGTGTAGATCAAGCAGGAAATGTATTTGCTTGGAATCTTGAGATTATAACAGAACCAGTTCTGGCTGGTGAGAACCATTTCAGAACCAAGGAGAAGGTTTTAAACACAGACTACAAAGGGGACAACATCCTCCTGATATGTAAAAGGCAACAAATGCAACTTATTGACATGCATCAAATTGATGTACTTGATCAATTCAATCCCCCGAGAGGAAAAACATTTAAGCAAGCCATAATGGATCAAAACTCACAGTTCATCCTTGCTTTGCTGTGTAATTGCCCGTTTCTGCTAGTCTGGAATTGCGCCTCTGGACACTGCGTGTTGCGTCTGGACACTGCAAACCATCAAGCTAGTAAACTTCTGAAATGTGGAGCCACTTACTTAGCAGCAATAACAAGTGCAAGTGTTCTTATTTGGGACATGGATCTCATTACAGCTTCAGCATTGGCCCCAAAATCTGGAAAGAGTGTGGAGATGGTGGCTGTCGGGCCTCATGGAGGAAGCTGTTACTCAGCAGATGGCTCAGAACTTGTGTGGAAGTGGGCAATTTCAAGCGGGAAAGTAGAAGGTCGCTTCCTTCACCAAGGTTCTGTGGAGTCAATGTCTGTCTCTGGAGATGGCAACTACCTTGTGAGCATTGCAACAGGAGACATATATGTCTGGGACACCAACAGTGGGGAAAATATTCACAGAATCTCGGGCAGTCAAGCATACAAGGTTTTAATAACTCCCAAGGGCAACTCTGGAGTTGCCCTGTCAGAGAAAAGTCCATCAAGGGTGTGGAAGCTGCAGAGTGGACACAGGATTTGCAGCATTCATCATCATCTCAGAAATGCTGTCATTTCACCAGAGAGCACCTTCCTTTTAGGTTTTAACAATAGGAATCTAGTGGCTGTTAGCCTCTGGTCTGGTAATATAAGCAAATGCTTCTCGTGCTCCAAGAAGTCAGATGTTGTTGCTTTCCATTCTCTGCTCCACCATCCTGATTATGTGATTGTTGCTTCAGCCTCGGGCGCTGTGTACTCCTGGAGGTTAACAGATGATACAATTTGTCATCAATTCAAGTTGCCAGACTCTTCCTTGTTTCAACCTGAGATCTTTAGCCTATCATCAGATGGGGGGTATGCCATCCTTTCTATATCTGAATCCACTATAAACATCTTAGACTTCTCCAACAGTAAACTCTGCTCTTTGAGAACCGAAGGACCAATTCAGCAACCATATATGTCAAGTGTTTCTGGTCAATATGTGGTCTATATATGTTTCTCCTCTCTGGTCTGCCCTAATATATCCTGTGATCTCCATGAAAAACCGATGGTGGTAGTTGTACGTCTGACTGATGGGGAGACCGTAGGTAGGTTCTATTTGTGCAAGAACCCTTCTACTCTAACTGTGTCAGAGGATTTGTTTGTGTATGTAGGGTTTGAGGACGGATCTCTTGGGGTGTATGGTGTTATTGACACCAAGATGGGTAACACCAGCTGGAAGGGGGATGGTCAAAGATGGTCAAAACTTTTGTGTCCATTGGATGAGCAATTGATTTGGTCACCTCTGGTAAATCCTAACCTGACTTGGGTTGAATTGCAATTGTTTTAA
- the rps3 gene encoding 40S ribosomal protein S3: MAVQISKKRKFVSDGIFKAELNEFLTRELAEDGYSGVEVRVTPTRTEIIILATRTQNVLGEKGRRIRELTAVVQKRFGFPEGSVELYAEKVATRGLCAIAQAESLRYKLLGGLAVRRACYGVLRFIMESGAKGCEVVVSGKLRGQRAKSMKFVDGLMIHSGDPVNYYVDTAVRHVLLRQGVLGIKVKIMLPWDPSGKIGPKKPLPDHVSIVEPKEEVLPTTPVSEQKGAGAKAEAPVMPQGAPVPTA, translated from the exons ATGGCGGTGCAAATCTCGAAGAAGAGAAAG TTCGTGTCAGATGGCATCTTCAAAGCTGAACTGAACGAGTTCCTGACCCGTGAGCTCGCCGAGGATGGGTACTCCGGTGTGGAGGTCCGTGTCACACCAACAAGAACAGAAATCATCATTCTAGCCACCAG GACCCAGAATGTCTTGGGAGAGAAAGGCCGCCGCATCCGTGAACTGACTGCCGTCGTTCAGAAAAGATTCGGTTTCCCCGAGGGCAGTGTGGAG CTATACGCTGAGAAGGTTGCCACCCGAGGTCTCTGCGCCATCGCTCAGGCAGAGTCGCTGCGCTACAAGCTGCTCGGAGGCCTGGCTGTCCGTAG GGCCTGCTATGGTGTGCTGCGCTTCATCATGGAGAGCGGGGCCAAGGGTTGTGAGGTGGTTGTCTCTGGTAAACTGAGAGGACAGAGGGCCAAGTCCATGAAATTTGTGGATGGCCTGATGATCCACAGTGGAGACCCAGTTAACTACTACGTTGACACTGCTGTTCGCCACGTACTGCTCAGACAGG GTGTGCTTGGAATCAAGGTGAAAATCATGCTTCCTTGGGATCCCAGCGGCAAGATCGGCCCCAAGAAGCCCCTGCCTGACCACGTCAGCATCGTGGAGCCTAAAGAAGAGGTCCTCCCCACCACCCCAGTATCCGAACAGAAGGGTGCCGGGGCCAAGGCCGAGGCCCCAGTCATGCCACAGGGAGCCCCAGTGCCGACCGCATAA
- the kctd14 gene encoding BTB/POZ domain-containing protein KCTD14: protein MSLPDYKSPGKQSTPPLQSKSQVVQLNIGGHVFITTLGTIRKFPNSTLADLFNGSTKRVDSEGRYFIDRDGTHFSYILEYLRTEKVPTVNLQEVHKDALYYDIKPLVKAIEETPQFFGEMVGRQQFLARVPNYRENLEVIVRVARAEAIASRYSNIIVCVVRTEDDLARYNNAIDSLGTPKESVVSFGPWKAPASVDDLLDCVKMDIEAKGYKVKIQPHNIDKGFLVKSYNFFYKLIFTWW, encoded by the exons ATGAGTTTACCGGACTATAAATCTCCTGGAAAACAGTCCACACCACCTTTGCAGTCG AAATCCCAAGTTGTGCAGCTGAATATCGGAGGTCATGTCTTCATCACCACCCTGGGGACCATCCGCAAATTCCCAAACTCCACACTAGCAGACCTGTTTAATGGATCCACCAAACGGGTGGACTCTGAAGGTCGTTACTTCATAGACCGCGATGGGACTCATTTTTCATACATCCTTGAGTACCTCAGAACAGAGAAAGTTCCTACTGTTAACCTGCAGGAAGTGCATAAAGATGCGCTTTACTATGACATCAAACCTCTTGTCAAAGCTATTGAGGAGACTCCTCAGTTCTTTGGAGAGATGGTTGGAAGACAGCAGTTTTTAGCCCGTGTGCCAAATTACCGCGAAAACCTGGAGGTCATTGTCCGGGTGGCCAGAGCAGAGGCCATCGCCTCACGCTACTCTAACATAATCGTGTGTGTTGTGAGGACAGAAGATGATTTGGCCAGATACAATAATGCTATAGACAGTCTCGGCACCCCAAAAGAGTCTGTGGTGAGCTTTGGTCCGTGGAAAGCTCCAGCATCAGTGGATGACTTGTTAGATTGTGTCAAAATGGACATAGAGGCCAAAGGATATAAAGTAAAGATACAACCTCACAACATAGACAAAGGGTTTCTCGTTAAGAGCTACAACTTCTTCTATAAATTGATTTTCACTTGGTGGTGA